From the Actinopolymorpha singaporensis genome, the window CGCAGATACCCGCCCCGAACCCGACGAGCGCCCCCTGGACCAAAAACGTGGGGACGCGTTCGCCGAACTCGTCACCAGAATGGCCGAATGGCAGGCGTCCCCCAACCGCGGCCGTGGACGCGACTGCGTCACCGTCGGACTGGCCCAGCTCCTACAAGGCACCGGGTTCGGCACCATCGACGACACCACCCCCGTCCGCCCCATCCCCTGCGGCTGCCAGACCCCCGACGCCACACGACAGGCCAAGCGAAAGAACCGGAAACAAGGCGACGGGAAGCAGGGCACCAGCAAGCAGAGCGACGGCGGCACGGATACCGCTGGCACGACGGGCACCACCAACTTCAAGCCCACCAAGAACAAGTCCGGCGAAGGCACCGGTGACACCCAGCGTGAAGCCGGGACTCGTAGCGGTGTCCCCACCCCGGACGCGACGAGGGACCTTCGCGAGACCGCTGGGCCAGCCGGAGGCGTCGATCCGAGCAAGGCTGGCACCGACACCACGACCACTGGCCGGAAAGGTCAACCAGACAACGACAATCGGCCGCCCGACCCCGCCGAGCTGGCCGACCCAACCCATCCGGCCGCTGTCGCGGAGCGAATAGCCGGACGGCGAGAACCCCGGCAACAGCCACAACAGAACACCGCAACCGGAACGGGCCTGACCAAGGCCCATCCGGAAGCAAACGCCGAACCCGAGGAACGGTGCCTCGGGGAGATGGACGACGCCTGCGCCGACTCCGACCGGGGAGACGATGCGACGAGGCCGGACGCTGCCAACGACTCCAACAACCAACTCGATCCCCACGACGGCTGCACCAAGTGCGGCGGCGGCGGATCGGCCAGGATCCTCGGCCTGCGCGGAGAACCACTCTCCGTCGCCACCATCCGCCGCATGGCCTGCGACGCCAACATCATCCCCGTCGTCCTCGGCGGCAACGGCGAAATCCTCGACATCGGAACGGCCGACCGGTTCTTCACCGAACCACAACGCCGCGCCCTCGCCATCCGCGACGGAAGCCACTGCCACTTCCCCGGCTGCCACGTCCCCGAACGCCGCTGCATCGCCCACCACATGAACCCCTGGGAAGACTTCGGCCCCACCGACCTCGCCAACGGAGTACTGCTCTGCAAAACCCACCACACCTACGTCCACCACAAAGGCTGGACAGTCCGCATGGGCAACCACGGCCACCCCGAATACACCCCACCCGAATGGGTGGACCCGCAGCAGAAAGTGCAACGGCCATGACGGTGTCGGCACTGGACGGGTGCAGATCCCCTGCTACGAAGGAGATCTCACGACGGCACCGGCCCGGAGTCGTCGGCCGGTTCGATCCGGAACACCGCGAGTCGACCGGCGAGCGCGGCGTACTCCTCGGGCGTACCCTCCCGGACGATGCCGGCCTGCCTCATGAGCGGCACACCCCTCGGCACCTTCGCAGGGAAGGCGGCCAGCACAGGGCGGGACTCCTCCGGCGACAGTTCCACCAGTCTGACCCGCTGCCGCCGGCGACCCGACCCGAACACACCCGCCCCGGCCGCACGCGCGTTCGCCACCCAGTCGGCGCCGGGGAACCCGCCCACGAC encodes:
- a CDS encoding nitroreductase family deazaflavin-dependent oxidoreductase — protein: MNRLLVTVQRAGLRTGPVYTLTVRGRRSGKDRTTPVTPFEFEGGRYVVGGFPGADWVANARAAGAGVFGSGRRRQRVRLVELSPEESRPVLAAFPAKVPRGVPLMRQAGIVREGTPEEYAALAGRLAVFRIEPADDSGPVPS
- a CDS encoding HNH endonuclease signature motif containing protein — encoded protein: MYSTVQDSSGWDGGTDAEQRLEAALAEVATILADALAAPMLSLRPEKLGRLFDLHRADEAMMSALKLAMVARAEACDVAKTTGAPTTAVWLRTAQRMGRRDAYAAVALARDLDRTVTLTAAALARGEVSFRHAQVIAAAIKDLPQWIGLEQRVQGEEYLIDESLRRSPDDVRLLGRHLLLVLAPEEWERRLGEELDAAERAAERRRSLKYLPNGIPGSETMIVKLPVLEMETLRKIIEALIAADTRPEPDERPLDQKRGDAFAELVTRMAEWQASPNRGRGRDCVTVGLAQLLQGTGFGTIDDTTPVRPIPCGCQTPDATRQAKRKNRKQGDGKQGTSKQSDGGTDTAGTTGTTNFKPTKNKSGEGTGDTQREAGTRSGVPTPDATRDLRETAGPAGGVDPSKAGTDTTTTGRKGQPDNDNRPPDPAELADPTHPAAVAERIAGRREPRQQPQQNTATGTGLTKAHPEANAEPEERCLGEMDDACADSDRGDDATRPDAANDSNNQLDPHDGCTKCGGGGSARILGLRGEPLSVATIRRMACDANIIPVVLGGNGEILDIGTADRFFTEPQRRALAIRDGSHCHFPGCHVPERRCIAHHMNPWEDFGPTDLANGVLLCKTHHTYVHHKGWTVRMGNHGHPEYTPPEWVDPQQKVQRP